One part of the Anopheles coustani chromosome 2, idAnoCousDA_361_x.2, whole genome shotgun sequence genome encodes these proteins:
- the LOC131266440 gene encoding DNA repair and recombination protein RAD54-like, with protein sequence MRKSLVPQRCVPSTSVNSPFKSPLSAQKRNRECRKRDSDKGNASPQPAPKLSVSEHEIMIMKILSQPFKIPIANYVPEHSTRCLGMKRAAARRALHDPFACNALVLYSPPELSEHDKLKMDANKIQVHVVVDPLLGNILRPHQREGVRFMYDCVTGAKGDFNGCIMADEMGLGKTLQCITLLWTLLRQSPNCKPTISKAIIVCPSSLVKNWYKEFAKWLGCRVNCLAIDGGSKEHTTKELEQYMANQSQRHGTPVLIISYETFRLYANILNNSEVGAVLCDEGHRLKNCENLTYQALMGLKTKRRVLLSGTPIQNDLTEYYSLLHFVNPGMLGTTAEFRRQFENPILRGQDANSTDSEREKAAERLQELAALVNQCMIRRTSALLTKYLPVKFEMVVCVRMTEVQAALYKSFLQSDSIRRSVLEKSEVKASLTALSNITSLKKLCNHPDLVYEKIQERADGFENAASILPANYSTRELRPELGAKLMLLDCMLASIKTNTTDKIVLVSNYTQTLDLFEKLCRKRGYGYVRLDGTMTIKKRGKVVDEFNRPDSNDFIFMLSSKAGGCGLNLIGANRLVMFDPDWNPANDEQAMARVWRDGQKKPCYIYRMLATGSIEEKIFQRQTHKKALSTTVVDNNEDGERHFTQDDLKDLFKLDEGTLSDTHDIFKCKRCTNNVQTKLPPEDSDCMSDLVHWYHCANNKGIPDDILSKSWDITRCVSFVFHHRSNSAVVEQQLAEQKRQEALAARKEKEDDDAGKENRRYDSCAEEEEDEEAPDDDDEKDKDFVL encoded by the exons ATG CGAAAAAGTCTCGTGCCCCAGCGGTGCGTACCGTCAACGTCAGTAAACTCTCCATTCAAAAGTCCCTTGTCGGCGCAAAAACGGAACCGAGAATGTCGCAAACGGGACTCGGACAAGGGCAATGCCAGCCCCCAACCGGCACCAAAGCTATCGGTATCCGAGCACGAAATAATGATCATGAAGATTCTCAGTCAACCATTCAAAATACCCATCGCCAACTACGTCCCGGAACACTCCACGAGATGCCTGGGGATGAAAAGGGCGGCGGCCCGCCGCGCGTTGCACGATCCGTTCGCTTGCAATGCGCTGGTCCTGTACAGTCCTCCGGAACTGTCCGAGCACGATAAGCTGAAGATGGATGCGAACAAGATCCAGGTGCACGTTGTGGTGGATCCGCTGCTGGGCAACATATTGCGTCCCCATCAACGGGAAGGGGTCCGGTTTATGTACGATTGTGTAACCGGCGCAAAAGGAGACTTTAACGGATGTATTATGGCCGATGAAATGGG ACTTGGTAAAACGCTACAGTGCATCACGCTACTGTGGACACTTTTGCGCCAAAGTCCTAACTGCAAACCGACCATTAGCAAGGCTATCATCGTGTGTCCGAGCTCGTTGGTAAAAAATTGGTACAAAGAGTTCGCCAAATGGTTGGGGTGTCGGGTGAATTGTCTTGCGATCGATGGTGGCTCGAAGGAACACACGACGAAAGAGCTGGAGCAATACATGGCCAACCAGAGCCAACGTCATGGGACACCGGTGCTGATCATCAGCTACGAAACGTTCCGCTTGTATGCTAACATTTTGAACAACTCCGAAGTGGGTGCGGTCCTATGCGACGAAGGACATCGTTTGAAGAACTGTGAGAATCTCACCTACCAGGCACTGATGGGATTGAAGACGAAGCGAAGGGTACTGCTGTCGGGGACACCGATCCAAAACGATCTGACAGAGTATTACAGCCTGTTGCATTTTGTAAATCCAGGCATGCTCGGCACAACAGCT GAATTTCGGAGACAGTTTGAAAACCCCATCCTCCGCGGGCAAGATGCAAATTCGACCGATTCCGAGCGTGAAAAAGCTGCTGAGCGCTTGCAGGAGTTGGCGGCGCTGGTCAATCAATGCATGATACGACGCACGAGCGCCCTGCTCACGAAATACCTTCCGGTCAAGTTTGAAATGGTCGTTTGCGTGCGGATGACTGAGGTGCAGGCGGCGTTGTACAAAAGTTTCCTGCAATCCGACTCCATCCGGCGTAGCGTGTTGGAAAAGTCCGAAGTAAAGGCCAGTCTAACGGCCCTTTCGAATATTACTTCGTTGAAGAAACTGTGCAATCATCCGGATCTGGTGTACGAGAAGATCCAGGAGCGTGCGGATGGGTTTGAAAATGCGGCCAGCATACTGCCGGCGAACTACAGCACTCGCGAGCTACGGCCGGAACTCGGTGCGAAACTGATGCTACTCGATTGTATGCTTGCGTCCATCAAGACCAACACGACGGATAAAATCGTACTCGTATCGAACTACACGCAAACGCTGGATCTGTTCGAGAAGCTTTGCCGCAAGCGAGGCTACGGGTACGTCCGACTCGACGGTACGATGACGATCAAGAAACGTGGCAAGGTGGTGGACGAATTCAATCGGCCCGATTCGAACGATTTCATCTTCATGCTCAGCTCGAAGGCGGGCGGTTGCGGGTTGAATCTGATCGGTGCAAATCGGCTCGTGATGTTCGACCCGGACTGGAACCCAGCCAACGATGAGCAGGCAATGGCACGCGTTTGGCGCGATGGGCAGAAGAAACCATGCTACATCTATCGGATGCTCGCGACCGGATCGATTGAGGAAAAGATTTTCCAGCGGCAAACGCACAAGAAAGCCCTCTCGACGACGGTGGTGGACAACAACGAGGATGGCGAGCGACACTTTACACAGGACGATCTGAAGGATCTGTTTAAGCTGGACGAGGGAACACTGTCCGATACACATGACATCTTCAAGTGCAAACGGTGTACGAACAACGTTCAAACGAAGCTTCCACCGGAGGACAGCGACTGCATGTCGGATCTCGTGCACTGGTACCATTGTGCCAACAATAAGGGCATCCCGGACGATATCCTTTCCAAGTCGTGGGACATTACTCGGTGTGTCTCGTTCGTGTTTCACCACCGTTCGAATTCCGCCGTTGTCGAGCAACAGCTGGCCGAACAGAAGCGACAGGAGGCACTCGCGgccagaaaagaaaaggaggACGATGACGCCGGCAAGGAGAATCGCAGGTACGATTCCTgtgcggaggaggaggaagacgaGGAAGcgcccgacgacgacgatgagaaGGATAAAGATTTCGTTTTATAA